Proteins encoded in a region of the Clostridium beijerinckii genome:
- a CDS encoding MarR family winged helix-turn-helix transcriptional regulator codes for MDVESMNLIMITSKIFRYKQMYLEKALKKYGLSSGSSPYLFNLEGNEGISQNGLSKELGNDKAMSARTITKLVDLGYVYKKQDEKDSRSYKLYLTEKAKEVLPKIHEDVQTLMSLITQDVSEAEMLITMQSLKKILINIRRLNEFEN; via the coding sequence ATGGATGTTGAAAGCATGAACCTCATAATGATTACAAGTAAAATTTTTAGATATAAGCAAATGTATTTAGAAAAGGCCTTAAAAAAATATGGATTAAGCAGTGGTTCCAGCCCATATTTGTTTAATCTTGAAGGAAACGAAGGTATAAGCCAAAACGGCTTAAGCAAAGAACTTGGTAATGACAAGGCAATGTCTGCAAGAACAATTACAAAATTAGTAGATCTTGGTTATGTTTATAAAAAACAAGATGAAAAAGATAGTAGATCTTATAAATTATATTTAACAGAGAAAGCTAAAGAAGTATTGCCCAAAATTCATGAAGATGTTCAAACGTTGATGAGTTTAATAACACAAGATGTATCAGAAGCAGAAATGTTAATTACAATGCAGTCTTTAAAGAAAATTTTAATCAATATTCGAAGATTAAACGAATTTGAGAATTAA
- a CDS encoding glycoside hydrolase family 3 C-terminal domain-containing protein, translated as MNGEQENTHEFAVKAAKELVSKMTLQEKAEQLTYQSPAIKHLNVPEYNWWNEGLHGVARAGTATVFPQAIGLAAIFDDEFLGKVANIIATEGRAKYNEYSKKDDRGIYKGLTYWSPNINIFRDPRWGRGHETYGEDPYLTSRLGVAFIKGLQGEGKYLKLAACAKHFAVHSGPEGLRHEFNAIVNKKDLYETYLPAFEACVKEANVESVMGAYNRTNGEPCCGSKTLLKDILRGKWGFKGHVVSDCWALADFHLHHMVTSTATESVALAIENGCDLNCGNMYLNLLLAYKEGLVTEEQITTAAERLMTTRFKLGMFDEDCEYNKIPYEVNDSKEHNDVALIASRKSMVLLKNNGTLPLNKSNLKSIAVIGPNANSEIMLKGNYSGTASKYTTILEGIHNAVGDNVRVYYSEGCHLFKDKVEDLARPDDRLSEAISVAERSDVVVLCLGLDSTIEGEQGDAGNSYGAGDKENLNLPGRQQNLLEKVLEVGKPVIVVLGAGSALTLNGAEEKCAAILNAWYPGSHGGTAVADILFGKCSPSGKLPVTFYKDTAKLPEFTDYSMKGRTYRYLEHESLYPFGYGLTYSTVELSNLQVPSVKQGFESFDISIEIKNTGEYDIEEVVQCYVKDIESKYAVLNHSLAGFKRVSLKKGESKTVIMKLDKKSFEVVNDDGERLLDSKKFKLFVGVSQPDKRSFELTSVAPLEANIELI; from the coding sequence ATGAATGGTGAGCAAGAAAATACTCATGAATTTGCAGTAAAGGCAGCAAAAGAATTAGTATCTAAAATGACATTACAAGAAAAAGCGGAGCAATTAACTTATCAATCACCAGCAATAAAGCACTTAAATGTACCTGAGTATAATTGGTGGAATGAAGGCCTTCATGGGGTAGCTAGAGCTGGAACAGCAACTGTGTTCCCTCAAGCGATTGGTTTAGCCGCTATATTTGATGATGAATTCCTAGGAAAGGTTGCAAATATTATTGCTACAGAGGGACGTGCTAAATACAATGAATACAGCAAAAAAGACGACAGAGGCATATATAAGGGACTAACTTATTGGTCTCCAAATATAAATATTTTTAGAGATCCTAGATGGGGACGTGGACATGAAACTTACGGGGAAGACCCTTATTTAACATCTAGATTAGGGGTTGCATTCATAAAAGGATTGCAAGGAGAAGGAAAATATTTAAAGTTAGCTGCTTGTGCAAAACATTTTGCAGTTCATAGCGGACCAGAAGGGTTAAGGCATGAATTTAATGCGATAGTTAACAAGAAGGATCTATATGAAACATATTTACCAGCATTTGAGGCATGTGTAAAAGAGGCAAATGTTGAAAGTGTAATGGGAGCATATAACCGCACAAATGGGGAGCCATGTTGTGGTAGTAAGACTTTGTTGAAAGATATCTTAAGAGGCAAATGGGGATTTAAAGGACATGTAGTATCTGATTGCTGGGCTCTTGCAGATTTTCATTTACACCATATGGTTACAAGTACTGCAACTGAATCAGTAGCATTGGCTATAGAAAATGGCTGTGATCTTAACTGTGGAAATATGTATCTTAATTTGCTATTAGCTTATAAAGAAGGTTTAGTAACTGAAGAACAAATAACTACAGCAGCAGAAAGATTAATGACAACAAGATTTAAATTAGGTATGTTTGATGAAGATTGTGAATATAACAAGATACCATATGAAGTAAACGATTCTAAAGAGCATAACGATGTTGCATTAATAGCTTCTAGAAAATCAATGGTATTGCTAAAGAATAATGGAACGCTTCCATTGAATAAATCAAATTTAAAATCAATAGCAGTAATTGGCCCGAATGCAAACAGCGAAATAATGTTGAAGGGAAATTACTCTGGAACAGCATCTAAGTATACAACAATATTAGAAGGAATTCATAATGCAGTTGGTGATAATGTGAGAGTATATTACTCTGAAGGATGTCACCTATTTAAAGATAAAGTGGAGGATTTAGCAAGACCAGATGATAGATTATCAGAAGCGATTTCAGTAGCAGAAAGATCTGATGTAGTTGTATTATGTCTAGGATTAGATTCAACAATTGAAGGAGAACAAGGGGATGCTGGTAATAGCTACGGGGCAGGAGACAAAGAGAATTTGAACTTGCCAGGAAGGCAACAAAATTTACTTGAAAAAGTACTTGAGGTTGGAAAGCCAGTTATTGTTGTCCTTGGAGCTGGAAGTGCTTTAACACTAAATGGTGCAGAAGAAAAATGTGCAGCCATTTTAAATGCATGGTATCCAGGTAGCCACGGAGGAACTGCTGTAGCGGATATATTATTTGGAAAATGCTCACCGAGTGGGAAATTACCAGTAACTTTTTATAAAGACACAGCTAAGCTTCCTGAGTTTACTGATTATTCAATGAAGGGAAGAACTTATAGATATTTAGAACATGAGAGTTTATATCCATTTGGGTATGGTTTAACTTATTCAACAGTAGAATTATCTAATTTACAAGTGCCTTCTGTTAAGCAAGGCTTTGAGAGTTTTGATATCAGCATAGAGATTAAAAATACTGGGGAATATGATATTGAAGAAGTAGTTCAATGCTATGTAAAAGATATAGAATCAAAGTATGCTGTATTAAATCACAGCCTAGCAGGATTCAAACGTGTTTCATTGAAAAAAGGGGAAAGCAAAACTGTAATAATGAAATTGGATAAGAAATCATTCGAAGTTGTAAATGATGATGGAGAAAGGCTTCTTGATAGTAAGAAATTCAAATTATTTGTAGGGGTATCACAACCAGATAAGAGAAGCTTTGAGCTTACCTCAGTAGCACCATTGGAAGCAAATATTGAATTAATATGA
- a CDS encoding AraC family transcriptional regulator, translated as MLKYESHHFGENTLFSHYHPISLNYPVHLHRSFEFISVIDGDLQISVNNRNFEVKKDECILILPYEIHSLSTNKYSDARICIFSPEYVKTFDSMIYGKFLENPVFNLSHNARSLILDKIFRDNVNVLEMKACLYLLCSEVMEHTQLLVSVKNDYELLHKILNYIQNNFTKDISLKSIADEFCYSYNYLSKYLNNVLGISFVDFVNQNRINYAAYLLKNTEDPITDITYKCGYSSIRSFNRNFLKIMNMTPKTYRNF; from the coding sequence ATGTTAAAATACGAGTCGCACCACTTTGGAGAAAACACTCTTTTTTCCCACTACCATCCAATTAGTCTTAATTACCCTGTTCATCTACATCGAAGCTTCGAGTTCATATCTGTTATTGATGGAGATCTTCAAATTTCTGTTAATAATAGAAATTTTGAAGTAAAAAAGGATGAATGCATATTAATTTTACCTTACGAAATCCACTCTCTCTCAACTAATAAGTACTCTGATGCTCGTATTTGCATATTTTCCCCTGAATATGTAAAAACATTTGACAGCATGATCTATGGTAAATTTCTCGAAAATCCAGTCTTTAATTTATCACATAACGCGCGATCTCTTATACTAGACAAAATTTTCAGAGATAATGTCAATGTTCTCGAGATGAAAGCTTGTCTTTATTTGCTTTGTTCTGAAGTTATGGAACATACGCAATTACTTGTAAGCGTGAAAAATGATTATGAATTATTACATAAAATTCTTAACTATATTCAAAATAATTTTACTAAAGATATCTCATTAAAAAGCATTGCAGATGAATTTTGCTACAGTTACAATTACCTATCCAAATATTTAAATAATGTACTCGGAATATCGTTTGTTGATTTTGTTAATCAAAATAGAATTAATTACGCGGCATATTTATTAAAAAATACAGAAGACCCGATTACTGATATTACTTATAAATGTGGTTACTCAAGCATCCGTTCATTTAATAGAAACTTTCTTAAGATTATGAATATGACTCCAAAAACTTATAGAAACTTTTAA
- a CDS encoding aspartyl-phosphate phosphatase Spo0E family protein produces the protein MGIKSELERTREELNILIENKEIITNDKELLELSIKLDKLINEYMNSINKSI, from the coding sequence ATGGGTATAAAGAGTGAACTTGAAAGAACTAGAGAAGAATTAAATATATTAATTGAGAACAAGGAAATAATTACAAATGATAAGGAATTATTAGAACTTAGTATAAAGTTAGATAAATTGATTAATGAATATATGAATAGTATTAATAAAAGTATTTAG
- a CDS encoding MFS transporter, whose amino-acid sequence MENVKNRNKWSILVIVLMFTVMSALDGSIVNVALPKMAIALNVTTSSIQLVATSYLIVIAGTVLIFGRLGDMVGKSKMFTFGLGLFTLGSLLCGITKSFPILILARIVQAIGAAGTMANNQGIITETFPPHERGKALGFLGTSVALGSLIGPGLGGLIVGAASWEYIFLINVPIGVIALFYAIKLLPKGNKTVKGKLDILGAVLFMFAIVPLFGALDEGLNIGFSDPIILLSFAIAIISFIIFIFVEKKKEDPLLQLNIFSNKLFSLSIFCAFVTFVAIFCNNIILPFYLQDVMNYTPEHTGLIMMVYPLLLTVVAPLSGSLSDKIGSELLTFIGLILISLGLILMSTLNVNSTVIITIIFIGIMSIGMGLFQSPNNSLIMSTVPKEKLGIAGSVNALVRNLGMVCGIALATTLLYSMMSSIIGYRVTDFVAGRNDAFIYAMRTVYIAAAVISLIGAALTFLRLRSKKLKSSNMYLEHQFKV is encoded by the coding sequence ATGGAAAATGTAAAGAATAGAAACAAGTGGTCTATATTGGTAATAGTTTTAATGTTTACAGTTATGTCTGCCCTAGATGGTAGCATTGTAAATGTAGCATTACCTAAAATGGCCATTGCTTTAAATGTAACAACATCTAGTATACAATTAGTTGCAACAAGTTATTTAATAGTAATCGCTGGGACAGTATTGATTTTTGGAAGACTTGGAGACATGGTTGGAAAATCCAAGATGTTCACATTTGGATTAGGATTATTTACCCTTGGATCGTTACTATGTGGTATAACAAAATCTTTTCCAATACTTATTTTAGCAAGAATAGTACAAGCTATAGGCGCTGCTGGAACTATGGCTAATAATCAAGGGATTATTACAGAAACATTCCCTCCACATGAAAGAGGAAAAGCTCTTGGATTTTTAGGTACTTCTGTAGCTTTAGGATCTCTAATAGGACCAGGACTTGGAGGACTAATAGTAGGCGCAGCAAGTTGGGAATATATTTTTTTAATAAATGTACCTATTGGAGTAATAGCATTATTTTATGCTATTAAATTGTTACCGAAGGGGAATAAAACAGTTAAGGGAAAATTAGATATCTTAGGAGCTGTATTATTTATGTTTGCAATAGTTCCACTTTTTGGAGCTTTAGATGAAGGTTTAAACATTGGTTTTTCAGATCCAATAATTTTATTGAGCTTTGCCATAGCAATTATCTCATTTATAATATTTATTTTTGTGGAAAAGAAAAAAGAAGATCCTCTATTACAATTGAATATATTTAGTAATAAATTATTTTCTTTAAGTATATTTTGTGCATTTGTAACTTTTGTGGCAATCTTCTGTAACAATATTATTCTGCCATTTTATCTTCAGGATGTAATGAATTATACACCAGAGCATACTGGATTAATAATGATGGTTTATCCATTACTCTTAACTGTAGTAGCACCTCTTAGTGGAAGCCTATCAGATAAAATTGGCTCAGAGCTTTTAACCTTCATAGGTTTGATACTTATAAGCCTAGGTTTAATATTAATGTCCACTTTAAATGTAAATTCAACTGTAATAATCACAATAATATTCATAGGAATTATGTCTATTGGTATGGGATTATTTCAATCGCCTAATAATTCTTTGATAATGTCAACAGTACCTAAAGAGAAACTTGGAATTGCAGGAAGCGTAAATGCTCTTGTAAGAAACTTGGGAATGGTATGTGGGATAGCTTTAGCTACAACGCTTTTATATAGCATGATGAGTTCTATAATTGGATACCGTGTTACAGATTTTGTAGCAGGAAGAAATGATGCTTTTATATATGCTATGAGAACTGTATATATAGCGGCTGCAGTAATAAGCTTAATTGGTGCTGCCTTGACTTTTTTAAGACTAAGAAGTAAAAAGCTGAAAAGCTCTAATATGTATTTGGAGCACCAGTTTAAAGTTTAA